GTCGTTTTCGATGGCAAAGCGAGGCCGGTTCGGCGGGGATGGGGATGACCTTCGACCTTGGTCTGCCTATGTTCGCGGTGGCGGGCGATCCCGCCCTTGGTTGAAACGCTGCATATGTCCGGGACGGAATCGATGAGTGAGGCAGGCTACGACGTCGTCGTGATCGGTGGAGGCCCGGGCGGCTATGTCTGCGCGATACGCGCGGCGCAGCTCGGCCTGAAGACCGCGTGCGTCGAGAAGCGCGGCGCGCTGGGCGGCACCTGCCTCAATGTCGGCTGCATCCCGTCCAAGACGCTCCTGCACTCGTCCGAGCTGTACGACAAGGCGAAGAACGGTCTCGCCAAGCACGGCATCAAGGTGAGCGGCGTCGAGCTCGACCTGCCCGCGATGCAGGATGAGAAGACCAAGGTTGTCAAGGACTTCACCAGCGGCATCGAGTTCCTCTTCAAGAAGAACAAGATCGATTACATCAAGGGGGCCGGCAAGCTCCTGGGCGGTGGCAAGATCGCCGTCGAGGCTCCCGACGGCAGCACGCAGGAGGTGAGCGCCAAGCACGTCGTGCTTGCGACCGGGTCCGAGTCGGCGCCTCTGCCGGGCGTGACGGTCGACGAGCAGCGCGTCGTGTCCTCGACCGGCGCCCTCGATCTGCCCGAGGTTCCGGGGCATCTCGTCGTGGTCGGGGGCGGCTATATCGGCCTGGAGATGGGCACGGTCTGGCGCCGCCTCGGGGCCGAGGTGACCGTCGTCGAGTTCCTGGACCGGATCACACCCGGCATGGACGGCGAGGTCTCCAAGCAGTTCCAGCGCATTCTCATGAAGCAGGGCATTGCCTTCAAGCTCGGCACGAAAGTGACCGGCGTCGACACCTCGGGCAACCGGCTCAAGGTCGGCACGGCGCCGGCGAACGGCGAGGGCGAGGGCGAGGCGATCGAGGCGGACGTCGTCCTGGTCGCGATCGGCCGCAAGCCTTACACCGAGGGCCTCGGCCTGGAGGCGGCGGGCGTCGAGGTCGACGACCGGGGCCGGATCGTGATCGACGAGGGCTTCAAGACCTCGGCCGAGGGCGTGTACGCGATCGGCGACGTCGTGCGCGGCGCGATGCTGGCGCACAAGGCGGAGGAGGAGGGCATCGCCGTCGCCGAGCTCCTCGCCGGCCAGAAGCCGCATATCGACTACGACGCGATCCCGGGCGTGGTCTACACCTATCCGGAGGTCGCCTCGGTCGGGAAGACGGAGGAGCAGCTGAAGGAAGCGGGCGTCGGCTACGCCGTCGGCAAGTTCCCCTTCATGGC
Above is a genomic segment from Geminicoccaceae bacterium SCSIO 64248 containing:
- the lpdA gene encoding dihydrolipoyl dehydrogenase gives rise to the protein MSEAGYDVVVIGGGPGGYVCAIRAAQLGLKTACVEKRGALGGTCLNVGCIPSKTLLHSSELYDKAKNGLAKHGIKVSGVELDLPAMQDEKTKVVKDFTSGIEFLFKKNKIDYIKGAGKLLGGGKIAVEAPDGSTQEVSAKHVVLATGSESAPLPGVTVDEQRVVSSTGALDLPEVPGHLVVVGGGYIGLEMGTVWRRLGAEVTVVEFLDRITPGMDGEVSKQFQRILMKQGIAFKLGTKVTGVDTSGNRLKVGTAPANGEGEGEAIEADVVLVAIGRKPYTEGLGLEAAGVEVDDRGRIVIDEGFKTSAEGVYAIGDVVRGAMLAHKAEEEGIAVAELLAGQKPHIDYDAIPGVVYTYPEVASVGKTEEQLKEAGVGYAVGKFPFMANSRAKAVGLTEGFVKILADKETDRVLGAHIIGPEAGTLIAEVTLGIEFGATAEDIARTCHAHPTLEEAVKEAAMAAYDKPIHV